Proteins encoded by one window of Collimonas fungivorans:
- a CDS encoding MFS transporter — MSQLFGDLPEDDGLPGAARRVAIIVMILGTSMTVLDGSIVNVALPMIARSLQVDPAAAVWIANAYILAGAMTMVTFASLGEVLGFRRVYMSGILVFTLASLGCALSPSLAMLNGMRFLQGVGGAAAMSIGPALYRNIFPTRLLGAALGINALVVASSTAAGPAIGGLMLSVLSWQWLFAVNVPIGIVTLLLARRVLPRDPGRGGRFDAVGAVLSALALGTIVMVVDGLSRHDSWTQELLLGGIALASVILFIIRQRRYSAPLLPLDIFASQRFSMAVATSLCSFVGQGIAFIALPFLFQGAYGFSPLLSAALFTPWPVAIAITAPIAGRLADRYSAALLSTCGLLVLTTGLALLACLGEHASIPDILWRAFVCGLGFGFFQSPNNREMLSNAPRARSGTASGVLAIARTFGQSLGAALVAVVLAATSIAQASASTAQLDASAVHLSLWLAASATLLATIISALRIKHGRN, encoded by the coding sequence ATGAGCCAGCTGTTCGGCGATCTGCCTGAAGACGACGGCCTGCCCGGCGCAGCGCGCCGGGTAGCGATTATCGTCATGATCCTCGGCACCAGCATGACTGTGCTGGACGGTTCCATTGTTAATGTCGCGCTGCCCATGATCGCGCGCAGCCTGCAGGTCGACCCGGCCGCCGCGGTCTGGATCGCCAATGCTTATATACTCGCCGGCGCCATGACCATGGTCACTTTCGCCTCGCTGGGCGAAGTGCTGGGTTTTCGCCGTGTATATATGAGCGGCATCCTGGTATTCACCCTGGCTTCGCTGGGCTGCGCCCTGTCGCCGTCGCTGGCGATGCTGAACGGCATGCGTTTTTTGCAAGGCGTCGGCGGCGCTGCCGCCATGAGCATCGGCCCGGCGCTCTACCGCAATATCTTCCCGACCCGCCTGCTGGGCGCCGCGCTGGGCATCAATGCCCTGGTGGTGGCGTCCTCCACCGCCGCCGGCCCGGCCATCGGCGGCCTGATGCTGTCGGTGCTGAGCTGGCAGTGGCTGTTCGCCGTCAATGTGCCGATCGGCATCGTCACCCTGCTGCTGGCGCGCCGCGTGCTGCCGCGCGATCCGGGCCGCGGCGGCCGCTTCGATGCGGTCGGCGCCGTGCTCTCGGCGCTGGCGCTGGGCACCATCGTCATGGTGGTCGACGGGCTGTCGCGCCACGATAGCTGGACCCAGGAGCTGCTGCTGGGCGGGATCGCCCTGGCATCGGTGATTTTGTTTATCATTAGACAACGTCGTTATTCCGCACCGCTGCTGCCGCTTGATATTTTTGCATCACAGCGCTTTTCGATGGCGGTCGCCACCTCGCTCTGCTCTTTCGTCGGCCAGGGCATTGCCTTTATTGCACTGCCATTCCTGTTCCAAGGCGCATACGGTTTCAGCCCGCTGCTGTCGGCCGCCTTGTTTACACCCTGGCCGGTAGCGATTGCCATCACCGCGCCGATCGCCGGCCGCCTGGCCGACCGCTACTCGGCGGCGTTGCTATCAACCTGTGGCCTGCTGGTGCTGACCACCGGCCTGGCGCTGCTGGCCTGCCTCGGCGAGCATGCCTCCATCCCGGACATCCTGTGGCGTGCGTTCGTCTGCGGACTCGGCTTCGGCTTCTTCCAAAGCCCAAACAACCGCGAAATGCTGAGCAATGCACCGCGCGCCCGCAGCGGCACCGCCTCCGGCGTACTGGCGATTGCCCGCACCTTCGGCCAGTCGTTGGGAGCAGCATTGGTTGCCGTGGTGCTGGCCGCTACCAGCATCGCCCAAGCCAGCGCCAGTACTGCGCAGCTAGACGCCAGCGCAGTGCATTTGTCGCTCTGGCTTGCCGCAAGCGCAACCTTGCTTGCCACCATCATCAGTGCATTGCGCATCAAGCACGGGCGAAACTGA
- a CDS encoding CTP synthase: MTKFVFVTGGVVSSLGKGIAAASLAAILESRGLKVTLLKLDPYINVDPGTMSPFQHGEVFVTDDGAETDLDLGHYERFITAKMKKVNNFTTGQIYESVIRKERRGEYLGKTVQVIPHITNEIQDYIYRGAEGFDVALVEIGGTVGDIESLPFLEAARQLSLRAGRKAAAFVHLTLVPYLVSAGELKTKPTQHSVQKLREIGISPDALLCRADRPIPDDERAKISLFSNVQGDAVISVWDADTIYKIPQMLHDQGLDAIVCEKLGLSPKPADLSVWTKLVHALENPTYEVTIGMVGKYVDLTESYKSLTEALRHAGIHTGSRVNIEYLDSEEIEATGTGPLAKYDAILVPGGFGKRGVEGKIAAARFARENKIPYLGICLGMQVALLEYARNKAGLPHANSTEFDAQTDQPVVALITEWQNHDGKVELRDVNSDLGGTMRLGAQTCDVKAGTLAAEIYGPTVTERHRHRYEANNHYLDRIEAAGLVVSARTPTEDLCEIMELPRSGENAHPWYVGVQYHPEFKSTPRDGHPLFISFIKAALAHKQANTATAA; this comes from the coding sequence ATGACTAAGTTTGTATTTGTTACCGGCGGCGTTGTCTCTTCCCTTGGTAAAGGGATTGCAGCCGCCTCTCTCGCCGCGATTTTGGAATCGCGCGGCCTTAAAGTCACCCTTCTTAAACTCGATCCGTACATCAACGTCGATCCAGGCACCATGAGCCCGTTCCAGCACGGCGAAGTGTTTGTGACCGACGATGGCGCGGAGACAGATCTCGATCTTGGCCACTATGAGCGTTTCATTACGGCCAAGATGAAGAAGGTGAATAACTTCACTACCGGCCAGATCTACGAATCGGTGATCCGCAAGGAGCGCCGCGGCGAATATCTGGGCAAGACGGTGCAGGTTATTCCGCACATCACCAACGAGATCCAGGATTACATCTATCGCGGCGCCGAAGGTTTCGACGTGGCGCTGGTGGAAATCGGCGGCACCGTCGGCGATATCGAATCCTTGCCCTTCCTTGAAGCGGCGCGCCAGCTGAGCCTGCGCGCCGGCCGCAAGGCGGCGGCTTTCGTCCACCTGACCCTGGTGCCTTACCTGGTGTCGGCCGGCGAGCTGAAGACCAAGCCGACCCAGCACAGCGTGCAGAAACTGCGCGAAATCGGTATTTCGCCGGATGCCTTGCTGTGCCGCGCCGACCGTCCGATCCCGGACGACGAACGGGCCAAGATTTCCCTGTTCTCGAACGTCCAGGGCGATGCCGTGATTTCGGTGTGGGACGCTGACACCATCTACAAGATTCCGCAAATGCTGCACGACCAGGGCCTGGACGCGATCGTCTGCGAAAAGCTCGGCCTGTCGCCGAAGCCGGCCGACCTGTCGGTCTGGACCAAGCTGGTGCACGCGCTGGAAAATCCAACCTACGAAGTCACCATCGGCATGGTCGGCAAATACGTCGACCTGACCGAATCGTACAAATCGCTGACGGAAGCCTTGCGTCACGCCGGTATCCATACCGGCAGCCGGGTCAACATCGAATACCTGGATTCGGAAGAAATCGAAGCCACCGGTACAGGCCCGCTGGCCAAATACGATGCGATCCTGGTGCCTGGCGGTTTCGGCAAGCGCGGCGTGGAAGGCAAGATCGCGGCTGCGCGTTTTGCTCGCGAAAACAAGATCCCTTACCTGGGTATCTGCCTGGGCATGCAAGTCGCGCTGCTGGAATATGCACGCAACAAGGCTGGCCTGCCGCACGCCAATTCGACCGAATTCGATGCACAGACCGACCAGCCTGTAGTGGCCCTGATCACCGAATGGCAGAACCATGACGGCAAGGTAGAGCTGCGCGACGTCAATTCCGACCTGGGCGGCACCATGCGCCTGGGCGCGCAGACCTGCGACGTCAAGGCCGGCACCCTGGCCGCCGAAATCTACGGCCCGACCGTGACCGAACGCCATCGTCATCGCTACGAAGCCAACAACCATTACCTGGACCGCATCGAAGCAGCGGGCCTGGTGGTGTCGGCCCGCACCCCGACTGAAGACTTGTGTGAAATCATGGAATTGCCGCGCAGCGGCGAGAATGCCCATCCTTGGTATGTCGGCGTGCAGTATCACCCGGAATTCAAATCGACTCCGCGCGACGGCCATCCGCTGTTTATTTCGTTCATCAAGGCTGCGCTGGCGCACAAGCAAGCTAATACTGCAACTGCAGCGTAA
- the kdsA gene encoding 3-deoxy-8-phosphooctulonate synthase produces the protein MKLCGFDIGLDQPFFLIAGPCVIESRQMALDTAGKLKEITSELGINFIYKSSFDKANRSSGSSFRGLGMEKGLEILAEVKAQIGVPVLTDIHEIYEIKPVAAVVDVLQTPAFLCRQTDFINACAQSGKPVNIKKGQFLAPHDMINVIAKARAAAREAGLDEDNFMACERGASFGYNNLVSDMRSLAIMRETGCPVVFDATHSVQLPGGQGSTSGGQREFVPVLARAAIAVGVSGVFMETHPNPAEAKSDGPNAVPLNRIKELLSTMIDLDRVVKKNGFIESNFG, from the coding sequence ATGAAACTTTGTGGCTTTGACATCGGCCTGGATCAGCCGTTTTTCCTGATCGCCGGTCCGTGCGTGATCGAGTCGCGCCAGATGGCGCTCGACACTGCCGGGAAACTGAAAGAGATCACCAGCGAGCTGGGCATCAACTTCATCTACAAATCGTCTTTCGACAAGGCGAATCGTTCTTCCGGCTCTTCTTTCCGCGGCCTCGGCATGGAAAAAGGGCTGGAGATCCTGGCTGAAGTCAAAGCGCAAATCGGCGTGCCGGTGTTGACCGATATCCATGAAATTTATGAAATCAAGCCGGTGGCAGCAGTAGTCGATGTCTTGCAGACGCCGGCTTTCCTGTGCCGCCAGACCGATTTCATCAACGCTTGCGCCCAATCGGGCAAGCCGGTGAATATCAAGAAGGGCCAGTTCCTGGCGCCGCACGACATGATCAACGTCATCGCCAAGGCCCGTGCCGCGGCGCGCGAAGCCGGCCTGGACGAAGATAATTTCATGGCCTGCGAACGCGGCGCCTCGTTCGGTTACAACAACCTGGTGTCCGACATGCGCTCGCTGGCGATCATGCGCGAAACCGGTTGTCCGGTGGTGTTCGACGCTACCCATTCGGTGCAGTTGCCGGGCGGCCAGGGCAGCACTTCCGGCGGCCAGCGCGAATTCGTGCCGGTGCTGGCGCGCGCTGCGATTGCCGTGGGTGTCTCGGGCGTGTTCATGGAAACCCATCCGAACCCTGCCGAAGCCAAATCGGACGGACCGAATGCGGTGCCGCTGAACCGTATCAAAGAATTGTTGTCGACCATGATAGACCTGGACCGGGTCGTCAAGAAGAATGGCTTTATCGAAAGCAATTTCGGTTGA
- the eno gene encoding phosphopyruvate hydratase yields MSAIVDIIGREIIDSRGNPTVECDVLLESGVMGRAAVPSGASTGSREAIELRDGDKSRYGGKGVLKACEHINTEISEAIMGLDASEQAFLDRTLIDLDGTENKGRLGANAMLAVSMAVAKAAAEEAGLPLYRYFGGSGAMQMPVPMMNVINGGEHADNNLDIQEFMIIPVGAPSFREAVRYGAEVFHALKKILHDKGLSTAVGDEGGFAPNLASHEEALKLIIQAIEAAGYEPGTQIALGLDCAASEFYKDGSYVLAGENMTLTGAQFTGLLASWCDKYPIISIEDGMAENDWDGWKLLTETLGKKIQLVGDDLFVTNTKILKEGIDKDIANSILIKINQIGTLTETFAAIEMAKRAGYTAVISHRSGETEDSTIADIAVGMNALQIKTGSMSRSDRMAKYNQLLRIEEDLGDIASYPGRGAFYNLK; encoded by the coding sequence ATGAGTGCAATCGTTGACATCATTGGCCGCGAAATCATTGATTCGCGTGGTAATCCGACAGTCGAATGCGACGTCCTGCTGGAATCCGGCGTCATGGGCCGTGCGGCCGTGCCGTCCGGCGCGTCCACCGGTTCGCGCGAAGCGATCGAGCTGCGCGACGGCGACAAGAGCCGTTACGGCGGCAAGGGCGTTTTGAAAGCCTGCGAGCATATCAACACTGAAATTTCCGAAGCCATCATGGGTCTCGACGCCAGCGAACAAGCGTTCCTGGACCGCACCCTGATCGATCTCGACGGCACCGAAAACAAAGGCCGCCTGGGCGCCAACGCCATGCTGGCGGTATCGATGGCGGTGGCCAAGGCTGCAGCTGAAGAAGCCGGCCTGCCGCTGTACCGTTATTTCGGCGGCAGCGGCGCGATGCAGATGCCGGTGCCGATGATGAACGTCATCAACGGCGGCGAGCATGCCGACAACAACCTGGATATCCAGGAATTCATGATCATCCCGGTTGGCGCACCGAGTTTCCGCGAAGCCGTGCGCTACGGCGCCGAAGTGTTCCATGCGCTGAAGAAAATCCTGCACGACAAGGGCTTGTCGACCGCGGTTGGCGACGAAGGCGGCTTTGCGCCTAACCTGGCCAGCCACGAAGAAGCGCTGAAGTTGATCATCCAGGCAATCGAAGCCGCGGGCTATGAACCAGGCACCCAGATCGCCCTCGGCCTGGATTGCGCCGCCAGCGAATTCTACAAGGACGGCAGCTACGTCCTGGCCGGCGAAAACATGACCCTGACCGGCGCCCAGTTCACTGGCTTGCTAGCGTCGTGGTGCGACAAGTACCCGATCATCAGCATCGAAGACGGCATGGCGGAAAACGACTGGGACGGCTGGAAGCTGCTGACCGAAACACTCGGCAAGAAGATCCAGCTGGTAGGCGACGACCTGTTCGTCACCAACACCAAGATCCTGAAAGAAGGCATCGACAAGGATATCGCCAACTCGATCCTGATCAAGATCAACCAGATCGGCACTTTGACCGAAACTTTCGCTGCGATTGAAATGGCCAAGCGCGCCGGCTACACCGCAGTAATCTCGCACCGTTCGGGCGAAACCGAAGATTCGACCATCGCTGATATCGCGGTTGGCATGAACGCCTTGCAGATCAAGACCGGCTCGATGTCGCGTTCGGACCGCATGGCCAAGTACAACCAGCTGCTGCGCATTGAAGAGGACCTGGGCGACATCGCCAGCTATCCGGGCCGTGGCGCGTTTTACAATCTGAAGTAA
- the ftsB gene encoding cell division protein FtsB produces the protein MRLIAIFLTVLLLLVQYPLWLGKGGWLRVWDMDQQVHAAHDKIDELKARNAKLDSEVHDLKEGTGAVEERARTELGMIKQDEIFIQVLDPNGNPADAPAPPNAALTAVEKTVAVAVPTEKKPER, from the coding sequence ATGCGTTTAATTGCCATTTTCCTGACCGTCCTACTGCTGCTTGTCCAGTACCCACTGTGGCTAGGCAAGGGCGGCTGGCTGCGCGTCTGGGACATGGACCAGCAGGTGCATGCGGCGCATGACAAGATCGACGAGCTGAAGGCTCGCAACGCCAAGCTGGATTCGGAAGTACACGATTTGAAAGAAGGCACCGGTGCGGTCGAAGAGCGGGCGCGCACTGAGCTGGGCATGATCAAGCAGGACGAGATTTTTATCCAGGTGCTCGATCCGAACGGCAATCCGGCCGATGCGCCGGCGCCGCCCAATGCGGCGTTGACAGCGGTGGAAAAGACCGTGGCGGTCGCCGTGCCGACAGAAAAGAAACCAGAGCGCTAA
- the hslO gene encoding Hsp33 family molecular chaperone HslO: MDVTKMTNGGDAHGDSLQKFMVENAAVRGELVELSSTWQQVLVHRNYPAPVKTLLGEMMAAAALLSANLKFNGVIVMQIHGDGPIRLLVAECDSQLQMRATAKLAPDAVIDADATMSQLVNLNGQGRFAITLDPLDKMPGQQAYQGIVPLDGENVATVIENYMLRSEQLDTKLWLAADDKVARGLLLQKLPNHGGIDVPVNDELETWNRFLALGGTLRPEEMLSTDIQTLLRRLFWEETIRVFEPQQPRFQCNCSREKVGNMLKMLGQPEIEEALADLGKLAVDCDFCGQHYEFDKVDCAHLFASAAPVEALLPTGSSKH, from the coding sequence ATGGACGTAACAAAGATGACGAATGGCGGCGACGCACACGGCGATTCACTGCAAAAATTCATGGTGGAGAACGCCGCCGTGCGCGGCGAGCTGGTGGAGCTCTCTTCCACCTGGCAGCAAGTGCTGGTGCACCGCAACTATCCGGCGCCGGTCAAAACCTTGCTGGGCGAAATGATGGCGGCCGCGGCCCTGCTGTCGGCTAACCTGAAATTCAATGGCGTCATTGTCATGCAGATCCACGGCGACGGTCCTATCCGGCTGCTGGTGGCCGAGTGCGATTCGCAGCTGCAGATGCGCGCCACCGCCAAACTGGCGCCGGATGCAGTGATCGACGCCGACGCCACCATGTCGCAACTGGTCAACCTGAACGGCCAAGGGCGCTTTGCGATTACGCTCGACCCGCTGGACAAGATGCCCGGCCAGCAGGCTTACCAAGGCATCGTGCCGCTGGATGGGGAGAATGTCGCTACCGTCATTGAAAACTACATGCTGCGCTCGGAACAGCTGGACACCAAGCTGTGGCTGGCCGCCGACGACAAGGTTGCGCGCGGCTTGCTGCTGCAGAAACTGCCGAACCACGGCGGCATCGATGTGCCTGTCAACGATGAGCTGGAAACATGGAACCGTTTCCTGGCGCTGGGCGGCACCCTGCGTCCGGAAGAAATGCTGTCCACAGACATCCAGACTTTGTTGCGCCGCCTGTTCTGGGAAGAAACCATCCGTGTTTTCGAACCGCAGCAGCCCCGCTTCCAGTGCAATTGTTCACGCGAAAAAGTCGGCAACATGCTGAAGATGCTGGGCCAGCCTGAGATCGAGGAAGCGCTTGCGGACCTCGGCAAGCTGGCGGTGGATTGCGATTTCTGCGGCCAGCATTATGAATTCGACAAAGTCGATTGCGCGCACTTGTTCGCCAGCGCGGCGCCGGTTGAAGCGCTGCTCCCTACCGGCAGCAGCAAACATTAA
- a CDS encoding gamma carbonic anhydrase family protein: MAIYQLGEHAPDIAPSAYIAPSANLIGKVRIEADASVWFGVTIRGDNELITVGQGSNVQESCTLHTDMGFPLTLGKNVTVGHQAMLHGCTIGDGALIGIQAVILNGAKIGKNCLVGAGALVTEGKEFPDNSLIIGSPAKAVRTLSEQDVAALAGNSAHYIQRGQEYKDSLKLIG, from the coding sequence ATGGCCATCTACCAATTGGGCGAGCATGCCCCCGACATCGCCCCGTCAGCATACATCGCGCCGTCCGCCAACCTGATCGGCAAGGTCAGGATCGAAGCCGACGCCAGCGTCTGGTTCGGGGTGACTATCCGCGGCGACAATGAACTGATCACGGTCGGCCAGGGCAGCAATGTACAGGAAAGCTGCACCTTGCATACCGACATGGGTTTTCCCCTGACGCTGGGCAAGAACGTGACCGTCGGCCACCAGGCGATGTTGCACGGATGCACGATTGGCGACGGCGCCTTGATCGGCATCCAGGCGGTGATCCTGAACGGCGCCAAGATCGGCAAGAACTGCCTGGTCGGCGCCGGTGCGCTGGTCACCGAAGGCAAGGAATTCCCGGACAACTCGCTGATCATCGGCAGCCCGGCCAAGGCCGTGCGCACCCTGAGCGAGCAGGATGTAGCAGCGCTGGCCGGCAACTCCGCGCATTACATACAACGCGGGCAGGAATACAAGGACAGCCTGAAGCTAATCGGGTGA
- a CDS encoding ferritin-like domain-containing protein: MNHSPFPAQADLRRAALHCLCEAEVAAKVAVVGAMATAWECGAMALDSQCELHAASSIPGRPPQPLLVPPREVRHRSMATVEGRAAMIHALAHIEFNAINLALDAIWRFAGMPRDYYADWLRVAKEEAYHFSLLATHLQSLGFAYGDFSAHNSLWELTEKTSHDILARMALVPRLMEARGLDASPRTRAKLAQAGDEEAAAIIDIILRDEIGHVAIGNRWYGWLCQARGLEPLPTFAALVVQHQAPLLRGPFNMEARRAAGFSEPELQALLQQMGQA; this comes from the coding sequence ATGAACCATTCACCCTTTCCAGCTCAGGCGGACTTGCGCCGCGCCGCCTTGCACTGCTTGTGCGAGGCCGAGGTCGCTGCCAAGGTGGCTGTTGTCGGGGCGATGGCGACGGCCTGGGAATGCGGCGCCATGGCGCTGGATAGCCAGTGCGAACTGCATGCAGCCTCGAGCATACCGGGGCGTCCGCCGCAGCCCTTGCTGGTCCCGCCGCGCGAGGTCAGGCATCGCTCCATGGCTACCGTGGAAGGGCGGGCCGCCATGATCCACGCCCTGGCGCATATCGAATTCAACGCCATCAACCTGGCGCTGGATGCGATCTGGCGCTTTGCCGGCATGCCGCGGGACTATTATGCCGACTGGTTGCGCGTTGCAAAGGAAGAAGCTTATCACTTTAGCCTGCTGGCAACGCACTTGCAAAGCCTGGGGTTTGCCTACGGCGATTTCTCGGCGCATAACAGCTTGTGGGAACTGACTGAAAAAACCAGCCACGACATCCTGGCCAGGATGGCGCTGGTGCCGCGCCTGATGGAAGCGCGCGGCCTGGATGCATCGCCGCGCACCCGCGCCAAGCTGGCACAGGCCGGCGACGAAGAAGCGGCGGCGATCATAGACATCATCTTGCGCGACGAGATCGGCCACGTGGCGATCGGCAACCGCTGGTATGGCTGGCTGTGCCAGGCGCGCGGACTGGAGCCGCTGCCGACATTCGCCGCCTTGGTGGTACAGCACCAGGCGCCGCTGTTGCGCGGACCGTTCAATATGGAAGCGAGGAGGGCGGCCGGTTTTTCCGAGCCGGAATTGCAGGCCTTGCTACAGCAAATGGGGCAGGCTTAA
- a CDS encoding RDD family protein — protein MDPSATLQLSSQQQTPSLKRRFGSIMYESMLLFGILFISGWIFSTLLQQRHALYLRHAQQAWLFIVLTLYFVWCWSHGGQTLAMKTWRIQLVNRDGSAVKAGRAAIRFLLSWCWFLPGLALAWALGAHTWMLVWIPAANFLLWAMTVYLDPQRQFLHDRIAGTRLVDMAEIAKRPGKHKWYH, from the coding sequence TTGGATCCTTCCGCAACACTCCAGCTCTCCAGCCAGCAGCAGACGCCATCGCTGAAACGCCGCTTCGGCAGCATCATGTATGAATCGATGCTGCTGTTCGGCATCCTGTTCATTTCGGGCTGGATTTTCTCGACCTTGCTGCAGCAGCGCCACGCGCTTTACCTGCGGCATGCCCAGCAAGCCTGGCTGTTCATCGTGCTGACTTTGTATTTTGTCTGGTGCTGGAGCCACGGCGGACAAACGCTGGCCATGAAAACCTGGCGCATCCAGCTGGTCAACCGCGACGGCAGTGCCGTCAAGGCTGGCCGCGCCGCCATCCGCTTCCTGCTCAGCTGGTGCTGGTTCCTGCCCGGGCTGGCGCTGGCGTGGGCGCTGGGCGCACATACCTGGATGCTGGTCTGGATCCCGGCCGCGAATTTCCTGCTGTGGGCGATGACAGTTTATCTTGATCCCCAGCGCCAGTTCCTGCATGACCGCATCGCCGGCACCAGGCTGGTCGACATGGCGGAAATCGCCAAACGCCCCGGCAAGCACAAGTGGTATCACTAA
- a CDS encoding DUF3106 domain-containing protein: protein MTPTPSSGLLGSRRKRLIGAACALLVSAGAALAVLGPLASTQAAAQPAAAIQPAVASIKPAPLNPPKMTKVVGITAPNWNELSAVQQHVLEPLAGDWNKLKPATRKKWLEISNRYASMTPAEQERLQARMRGWVTLTPEQRRIARENYARANKLDTEQRALRWQQYQQLSEQQKKELAEQATPSHKRVTTMPPAKLNKPKPAAPVSLTPPNGQEQAVVAAPTSPAAALTPTAK from the coding sequence ATGACGCCTACACCTTCCTCCGGGCTGCTGGGCAGCCGCCGCAAACGCCTGATCGGCGCCGCTTGCGCGCTGCTGGTGAGCGCCGGTGCTGCGCTGGCGGTGCTGGGGCCGCTCGCATCGACCCAGGCCGCGGCGCAGCCCGCAGCAGCGATACAGCCGGCTGTCGCAAGTATCAAGCCGGCCCCGCTCAATCCGCCCAAAATGACCAAGGTGGTAGGCATCACCGCGCCTAACTGGAATGAATTGAGCGCTGTCCAGCAGCACGTACTGGAGCCGCTGGCCGGCGACTGGAACAAGCTGAAGCCGGCTACCCGCAAGAAATGGCTGGAAATCAGCAACCGCTACGCCAGCATGACGCCGGCCGAGCAGGAAAGACTGCAGGCCAGGATGCGCGGCTGGGTAACATTGACTCCGGAACAACGCCGTATCGCGCGCGAAAATTATGCGCGCGCCAACAAGCTCGATACCGAGCAACGCGCCTTGCGCTGGCAGCAGTACCAGCAATTGTCGGAGCAGCAAAAAAAAGAGCTGGCGGAACAAGCCACGCCCAGCCACAAACGGGTGACCACGATGCCTCCGGCCAAACTCAACAAGCCTAAGCCTGCGGCGCCAGTCAGCCTGACGCCGCCGAATGGCCAGGAACAGGCTGTGGTGGCGGCTCCGACGTCGCCAGCCGCGGCGCTGACGCCCACCGCGAAATAA
- a CDS encoding DUF3619 family protein has protein sequence MNHKQINFAFKVRHALNENLDHLPAPTADRLAAARKAAMARKKKDAPTRVLARQGVLAGDAGSFFGDRLSWLTRLGVAAPILVGMLLLSGLYQYEQQHRINDTADIDAAVLSDELPPSAYLDNGFSAYLAQQQQQDQ, from the coding sequence ATGAACCACAAACAAATCAATTTCGCTTTCAAGGTGCGGCATGCACTGAATGAAAACCTGGACCATTTGCCGGCCCCTACCGCCGACCGCCTGGCGGCTGCCCGCAAGGCGGCCATGGCGCGCAAGAAAAAAGATGCTCCGACCCGCGTGCTGGCGCGCCAAGGCGTGCTGGCGGGCGACGCCGGCAGCTTTTTCGGCGACCGCCTGTCCTGGCTGACGCGGCTTGGCGTCGCCGCGCCAATATTGGTCGGCATGCTGCTGCTGTCGGGTTTGTATCAATACGAACAACAACACCGGATCAACGATACCGCCGACATCGACGCCGCCGTGCTGTCGGACGAATTGCCGCCGTCGGCTTACCTGGATAACGGCTTCAGCGCTTATCTCGCCCAGCAGCAACAGCAAGACCAATGA
- a CDS encoding RNA polymerase sigma factor, with protein sequence MATDKELSDFLENVERRAFKQAVYAVRKDESALDIVQDAMIKLAEKYGDKPAAELPMLFQRILQNTIHDYFRREKVRNTWVSLFSSMGRNNANDEDYDVLETFESDEDSQATESSANKLEREQILNIIDEEVQKLPARQREAFLMRYWEDMDVAETAAAMGCSEGSVKTHCSRATHTLALSLKAKGISL encoded by the coding sequence ATGGCCACCGATAAAGAACTTTCCGATTTCCTTGAAAACGTAGAACGCCGGGCTTTCAAGCAGGCGGTGTACGCCGTCCGCAAGGATGAATCCGCGCTCGACATCGTCCAGGATGCGATGATCAAGCTGGCGGAAAAATACGGCGACAAACCCGCGGCCGAGTTGCCGATGCTGTTCCAGCGCATCTTGCAGAATACGATCCACGACTATTTCCGCAGGGAAAAAGTGCGCAACACCTGGGTCAGCCTGTTTTCCAGCATGGGGCGCAACAACGCCAACGACGAAGATTACGACGTCTTGGAGACCTTCGAATCGGATGAAGATTCGCAAGCGACCGAATCCAGCGCCAACAAGCTGGAACGTGAGCAAATTCTCAACATCATCGATGAAGAAGTGCAGAAGCTGCCCGCACGTCAACGGGAAGCCTTCCTGATGCGTTATTGGGAGGACATGGATGTTGCCGAGACCGCGGCCGCAATGGGATGCTCGGAAGGCAGCGTAAAGACGCACTGCTCTCGCGCAACGCACACTCTGGCGCTTTCGCTCAAGGCCAAAGGAATCAGTTTATGA